The following coding sequences are from one Capsicum annuum cultivar UCD-10X-F1 chromosome 3, UCD10Xv1.1, whole genome shotgun sequence window:
- the LOC107863198 gene encoding protein SGT1 homolog (The RefSeq protein has 2 substitutions compared to this genomic sequence), whose product MASDLETRAKEAFIDDHFELAVDLYTQAISLSPKNPELFADRAQANIKLNYFTEAVVDANKAIELDPYMSKAYLRKGLACMKLEEYQTAKAALETGASLAPGESRFTKLMKECDESIAEEAGELPNISLEKPSANAVASSASELSDNVAIAPRDPQSTVTLSHQESAAKPKYRHEFYQKPEEVVVTIFAKGIPAKNVVVDFGEQILSVSIDLPGGETYSFQPRLFGKITPAKCRYEVMSTKIEIRLAKAEPLHWTSLDYTREPVVIHRPVVSSAAPRPSYPSSKLRNVDWDKLEAQVKKEEKDEKLDGDAALNKFFRDIYKDADEDTRRAMMKSFVESNGTVLSTNWKEVGTKKVEGSPPDGMELKKWEI is encoded by the exons ATGGCGTCCGATCTGGAAACTAGGGCTAAAGAAGCCTTCATTGATGACCACTTTGAACTCGCCGTTGACCTTTATACTCAAGCCATATCGTTGAGCCCTAAAAACCCTGAGCTTTTCGCTGACCGTGCTCAGGCCAATATTAAACTCAATTATTTCACTG AAGCTGTTGTTGATGCGAACAAGGCCATTGAGTTGGATCCTTACATGTCAAAAGCTTATTTGCGTAAGGG GTTGGCCTGTATGAAGCTCGAAGAATACCAAACTGCGAAGGCAGCTTTGGAAACTGGTGCTAGTTTAGCACCAGGAGAGTCTAGGTTCACAAAGCTAATGAAAGAATGTGATGAAAGCATTGCAG AGGAAGCTGGAGAACTGCCTAATATCTCTCTGGAAAAAACCTCGGCTAATGCTGTTGCGTCTTCTGCATCTGAGTTGTCGGACAATGTTGCTATTGCGCCTAGAGATCCTCAATCAACTGTCAACCTGTCCCATCAAGAATCTGCTGCCAAACCAAAATACAG ACATGAGTTTTATCAGAAACCAGAGGAGGTGGTTGTGACTATATTTGCCAAGGGCATACCAGCCAAGAATGTTGTTGTTGACTTTGGTGAACAAATA CTAAGTGTTAGCATTGATTTGCCGGGTGGAGAAACTTATTCTTTCCAGCCTAGGTTGTTTGGCAAG ATAACACCTGCAAAATGCAGATATGAAGTAATGTCTACCAAAATTGAGATCCGCCTTGCAAAAGCTGAACCATTGCACTGGACATCTCTTGATTATACAAGGGAGCCTGTCGTAATTCACAGGCCTGTTGTGTCATCAG CTGCCCCGCGGCCCAGTTACCCTTCCTCAAAACTGAGAAACGTGGATTGGGATAAACTAGAAGCTCAAGTGAAAAAAGAG gaaaaagatgaaaaattggaTGGAGATGCTGCATTGAACAAATTTTTCCGAGACATTTACAAAGATGCTGACGAGGACACCAGAAGAGCCATGATGAAATCCTTT GTGGAATCTAATGGGACTGTTCTGTCGACAAACTGGAAAGAAGTTGGCACAAAGAAGGTTGAAGGAAGCCCTCCGGATGGCATGGAGTTGAAGAAATGGGAGATTTAG
- the LOC107863200 gene encoding trafficking protein particle complex subunit 1 yields MQFFGGSEISPSPPPPTVSGNNAHMLYVFNRNGVCLLYREWNRPLKTLNPQQDHKLMFGLLFSLKSLTAKMDPTSAEKGNLGVPQLPGQGCSFHSFRTNTYKLSFMESPSGIKIILVTHPRTGDLRESLKYIYNLYVEYVVKNPLYSPGAPIKCELFNSTLDQYVRGLG; encoded by the exons ATGCAATTCTTCGGAGGATCAGAGATCAGTCCATCGCCGCCGCCACCGACAGTATCAGGGAATAATGCACATATGTTGTATGTATTCAATAGGAATGGAGTTTGTCTTCTTTATAGGGAATGGAATCGGCCTCTTAAGACCTTAAACCCTCAGCAGGATCATAAGCTCATGTTTGGTTTGCTCTTTTCCCTCAAATCTCTAACTGCCAAAATGGATCCTACAAG TGCTGAAAAAGGTAATCTTGGGGTGCCGCAATTACCTGGACAGGGATGTTCATTTCACAGCTTTCGTACTAATACATATAAACTCAGTTTCATGGAAAGTCCGTCTGGAATAAAG ATCATCCTTGTCACGCATCCAAGGACTGGTGATCTAAGGGAAtctttgaaatatatttataacttGTATGTTGAATATGTGGTGAAGAATCCACTCTATTCCCCAGGGGCTCCTATTAA GTGTGAGCTATTTAATTCTACGCTTGATCAGTATGTTAGAGGCCTTGGATAA